CATCTCTCACTAAAAATGATATATGACTTAAATGAAGTTCTTGGAACTTCTGGTAAAAAATTTGCTAATGCTCTGATATGAGCACTATTTTGCCATATAGGATTAAAAAAATAGTTTTTATTATTACCTTTTAAAGTCTGAGTCCATGATTTATTTTTCTCATCTCCAAATATCCAGCCACTATAGTTTTTAGACTCAAAAACATAGATTCCAGTTTCATGAAGCATTACCAAATCTATTTCAGTAGTTTTTCCATCTTCTTTTTTTACATATATATTTGTTACTATTTTTTTATATCCTGGTAATTTCTCCAAGTAAGAAAAATTCAGATACTCACCATAGTTGCCTTTATTAAAAATTGTTTTTGCAAAGCTGTTCCTACTTCTTATACTGTATTCTGATTTACTAAATTTTATGTATTTAATTAAGAAAAATCCTACAATCAAAAAAAATATAAGTTCCATAGTAAGCTCCCCTATCTCTTTCTCAATTTTTTGAAAAAATTATTAATAACTATAATAAAGGTGTCGAATTGCACACGGTTAGAATTTGGATTATAAATTTATGTATGTTTATACTAAAAATGCATAAAAAAGTCTTATTATATGATTATTATCTCATAAATAAGACTTTGGTTGTAGGTGTATATCAATTATTATTCTCAAATTATATAATATAATTTATTCTTAATGTTGTTCACAAATATACTTATATCACTCTTAATTTAAGTAAATTTGTAAAGAATGATAATTTATATATTTTCTCGTGTTTGAAATAAATTATTCAACACATCAATAATATTTTCATAAGATATATTAACAGCATACTTATAGTTTTTAGTATATTTAATCCATCTTTCTTTCAATGTTTCACTTTCACTTAATTCATAAATTCGCCTACTTATATTACTAAGAATATGTATTGATGCTCTGTGCTCTGATGTTCTTTTAAGTGCTTCATAAAATAACACTCTATCATACGGCTGAGTTTTAGCTAAAATATATACATCATAAAAATCTCTAGGGCGTGTATTTAACTGACCTCTTCTTAATATAGTTTCTACTTTTTCCGCTAAAATCGTCTCAATATTGTATGCCCATACTTCAATACTCTTATTATCAAACATCATTTTGAATAGATAATGTATTTCTTTTGGTGTAATTACATCACCTGATGTAATATCGATATGAATAGGCGTAATAATGCTGTCATATTTTGAAATAATTCCTACTCTATATCCACCATAGTCATCATCATCTCTAATAGCTTCTATTCTAGAGAATGTAAAGGTTACATCATCATCAATATAAATATTGCAGATTTCAGAGATTGCTTTAGTTATTGATTCTATATTTATTGGGTAGTTCTTTATGGTAGCATCAATATCCATAGTTGCCCTATTGTCGATTCCTACAATCGCTGCAATCAAAATTCCTCCTTTAAGTATAAATTTATCCTTATATATAGATTTCGATAATCTTTCTAGAAAACGCTCAAACATATAATTTTGTAGGAATACTTGAGCCGATATGCCTTTCTCTTTAGAGAGATTTTTTATTTTTGCTTTCAAGCTCATTGCTTTACTGCTCATATCAGCACCTCCAAATAATTTTTTAGTATTTTCTCTACTTTTAACATTTTTGCATATTCCATAAGTAATGAGTAATCAGTAGTTTTTAATTTTACAAATCGTTTAAATGAATCATTAATTATTTGTATATCTATACGATTTCTACTTCTAATTAAATCACACATAGTTCTTTCAATATTGTATACACTAATTGAGTTTCCAAATGAACTAATAGCTGAAATAATCCCCATTTGATGTAAATCGTTTTTTATATAGTAAATTTTGCATTTGTCTGCCACGTTTGGAACAACTTTATAACCACTTGGAAAAGACACTGAATATTCAAATGGCGTCCTATCAGTTAATCCATGAATATATAGTGCCGTCTCATGTGAGTAAATAATTTTTGAATACTTTGTTTGTAGAGAATACATTTCATCTTCTATAGAATCAATAGACACATAAACTCCTCTATCTGCCTTTTCAAGTTTCCCTTCAGCAACCATTTTTTGAAGATAAATTCGTGGTATCTTGTTTTCATCAATATCAGCACTCAATATAGTTCCATTGTGTTTTTCTAATAGTTTTTCAAGTTTATTTTGGTAGTTCATGTACATCACCCGTTTTACTAATTTACTTACATTATATATTATTTAAGTATTTTTGTAAAATTGTTCGAAAAAATTATTTATTAGATCCTTGTCTATCTTAAAAAAAGCTCAGCTGCTCAAATTCAGTCTTGTCCTCGAACTCATTGAGATAGCCAAATATTTTATCTGGCTTATGCTCAATTTTATTTTTCTCGCAGAATTCATGGAATATTTTCATGAGTTTTGCGTTATTTTTGCTATTTATTATATAGCTATTTCCATATTCTTTAATATACTGCTCTTTTAGGTTTGGAAATTTTTTATCTAGCTGAGCATAGAAGTATTCTCTATTTCCATCACGTAGTGTCACTCCTATTCCAAAGCAAATAATTCCATACACTTTTGCTTCTTTGCAATAATTCAGTATTCCTAATAGGTTCTCTTCTGTATCATTTATATGAGGTAGGAGTGGTGTAAGCCATACTACTGTAGGGATTCCTGAATCTCTTAATGTTAATAGGGCTTCAAATCGTTCTTTTGTAGTTGATACATTTGGTTCTATTTTTTTGCATAGCTCTTCATCGTAGGTCGTGAGTGTCATTTGAACTACGCATTTAGTTTTTTGATTTATTTCTTTTAGTAAATCCAAATCTCTGAGTACTCTATTCGACTTGGTTATAAGGGTAATTCCAAATCCATATTTACTAACTACTTCTAAAGCTTTTCTTGTGTGTTTTAGATTGATTTCTTCTGGTATGTAAGGATCTGTCATTGCACCCATGCCAATCATACATTTTTTTCGTTTTCTTTTTAAGGCATCTTCTAATAGCTCAATTGCATTTTCTTTTACTTCTATGTCTTCGAATTTATGGTTCATTTGGTAGCAGGTGCTTCTTGAGTCACAGTATATGCAGCCATGTGTACATCCTCTATATAGGTTCATTCCATTTCTGGGTGAAAGAATTCCTTTTACTTTTGTAAAATGCATATCAATCTCCTTGAAAAAATAAATAAAAAAGTCTTATCCATGATTATTATCTCATAAACAAGACTTAGGTAGTAGCTCTTGATTTAGCTTTCAACTATTTTAATATTTGTAAGAATTATTTCTTTTAGAAATAAAAATCCTCTTAAATCAACTTCTGCATGCTCTTTTGTAAATTCAAAGCCTTTGTCTATATATACTTTGATTCCTTCTACTTCATATTGATTAAAGTCCTCTCCAGCCTGGGGAGGTGTAGGCGATACTATAGCCTCTACCATTGGCCCTGCTCAGCCACGGGAACAGACTCTTTTTTCGAAAGTTATTGTGCTGATTGATTTTTGATTCATATATGCTTTAGCTTTTTCTGTTATATCAATTTTCATATAGATTCCTCCCTGCCACGTTAGTATGCTCAGTTTATATATACCCTTTTTGTATACTTTAAATTAATAGGTTTTGAAAGGATAAATTATATATGCTAATATATTTATACAATAATTTTTAGTTACCTCAACGTTTCTATTAATTTCAATTTTGAAAAGGAGTTACTATTATGAAAGAATGGATTATAACTAATATAGGTTTTGAAAAATTTATTCTTATATACTCTTATTTTGTTTTAATATATAGTTTAATATCACTTTGTGCTTATTTTTTTTATTATGATAATTTAATTATACGTTTGGTTTTTGGCATAGGTCAAATCATCACCTTATTAGGTTACATTTACCTTGAAAATTTAGAAAAGCATTATAATAACAAAAAATTAGAGTAATTTTTATGAAATTCACTGGTTATAATTTTTCTATTCATTATTTTTATATGCATGATACAGTTTTTCATATTCTTTCATCTTGTCTGCTATGTTTGTAATCTCATCAAAATAAGCTTGTTGAACTTCATCTGTTTTCTCTGTATTTCCAAGCTCTGAATATTCAAGATGTATTTTTTTATATTTTATTACATTCTCAGCAGATAAAGTCATTTGTTCTATAAGTTCTTTAGCTTCTTGAGAAAAAGCATGCTTGCCTTCTTTGTCATTTAGTTTTAATAATACCTTATTTATCTCTTGTTCACCTTTTTCAAACTCTTCAAAAGTTTCGACTGTTGGTAAACTCGATGTTACAAAATATAAATCAAATGTATCACCTACGGGCTCATCAACCATTTGTTTTACAATCTCAAGAGTCTTCTTTTCTGGTGATTCCTCATCGTTCATATTTAGTTTTTCGCTTCCATTTTCAGCCTTACAAGCAATCAAATTAATAGTACAAATAAAAACTATCAAAGAAAGTAGAATTAATTTTTTCATATATTTCTCCTTTTTTACATTATTTAATATATTAGCAAAGTAGTTGTGATGTTGTAAATATGGGTATAGTTTTAAATATACATATATGTTGCGATTAAGGGGTGGTATTAAATGAGAAATAAAAAATTATCTTTTGTTCTAGTTTTATTTCTAGTTTTTAATCTTATTTTTGCTGGATGCTCATCAAACAAAAATGAATCTGCCACCGAAGAGGTTCAAAACTCAGCTCCTGATATGGCTACTGATTCAGGCAGTGTAGCTCCTCAACCAGAAATGGAAGGTATCGATTATATCAGTGACCCTAAAAGTATAGAGCCTGATAAAATTATTACCACTGTGTCTATCTATATGCAGACCAAGGATTTTATGCCTACTGTAGAAAAGCTTAATTCATTAATCGAAAAACACAAAGGCTATATAGAGACCTCTAATATATCCTATAACAACTATGTCTACAGCAGTGCCTTAAAACACTCTGAATACACCATAAGAATTCCTAGAGAAAATCTATCGAATTTTAAAAATGAACTAACTGAAATTGGAAACATTATTTCTGAAAACACTTCAAAAATGGATATAACTAAGCAGTATAGAGATACTCAGTCTAGACTTAAGGTACTAGAAACAAAGGAAGCTAGAATTCTTGCTCTGCTAGAAAAAGCTGAGAAGATGGAGGATATTATAGCACTTGAAAATCAGCTTAGCACTATAATTTATGATAAAGAAAATCTAACTGCAAATATTATGAATATGGATGACAGCGTAAATTACAGCACAGTTAATTTTCAGCTAGAAGAAGTTGCAAAGCTTAGCTCTGGAGATAATATCAAAACTCCATTTGGCACTAGAGTTATGAATGCACTTAAAGAATCAGCTTATTACGCTAGAAGGTTTTTTGAAGATGCTATCATAGCACTTATATATTTCTTTCCATATGGAATTGTGATTTCCATCATAGGATATCTTGTACTAAAAATTATTAAAAGAAGAAAAGGCAAATCAATTAGAAAAGATGCAAATAAAGACCAAACTCCACATTAGAATTTAAAAACAGGTTTGCTTAATTTTATCTTAAGCTAAACCTGTTTTTATTTTGCCATTTCTACATTTCTTAATGTTCAATAACCTTTCATATTTTATTGCTTTAGAGTTCATATATTCTTCTTATAGCTCCTAATTCATTTAGAAAAACCTCTACTAAATTTGGATCAAAGTGTTTTCCTGCACCTTTTTTAATAGTTTCAACTGCATCATTGAATCCATGGGCATCTTTATAAACTCTTTTTGATGTGAGTGCATCAAATACATCTGCTATTGCTACTATTCTAGCTGAAAGAGGTATTTCATGGCTTTTTAGCCCTTCTGGATATCCTGAGCCGTCCCATTTTTCATGATGATATCTAGCAATTTCTTCAGCAACTTTGAAAAAATCTTTATCAAACATTTTCAAGCTTTCTCTTATTTCTCTAAATATATCAGCTCCTACAGCTGCATGAGTTCTCATCTCCTGCCATTCCTCTGGAGTGAGCGCTCCTGGTTTTTTAAGTATTGCATCTGGAATAGATACTTTTCCTATATCATGAGAAGCTGCATTACGCTCTATTTCTAAAATATATTTCTCAGAAATATCATATCCTGGTATATTTTGAGCTTTTAATCCTTTTGCCAAGATAACTGAGTATTTTACCATCCTTTGTATGTGTTCACCTGTAGATGTGTCTTTTCCTTCTACTAGCTCTGCAAAGCTCGATGTCATTTTAGAAAATACTACTTTTGTAAAGTATGCTCTATTCATCAAGGTTTCAATTTCATTGATTATGCCTTTTCCTATTCTCAAGGTTTCACTGTTAAAGAATGCCTTTTTTCTAGAGCTAAAGAACACCATTCCAAAAACTGAACCACTCACCATAAGTGGGATTATCATATTGGAGAGCATACCTTCTCTTCTGATGAGTTCTAGTGATGGACTATATGGTCTATCTTCATGTTCAGCTTCCAAATCATCTATTATCATAGGCTCACCAGAATCTATGATTTTCTTTAGTCTTGTAGATTCAATAGATACTTCGAATCCTGGTCCTAGCTTAATCTCACCAGACTTAATCACCCCATGCTCGGCTATGATTTTTCCGCCCTCATAGTCTACAAAAGCAACCCCTATTCTATCAATTTCAAGTCTTTCTCTTAATTTATAAAATAAAGCATCTACTACATCATCTACTATATAGTACTTTGTTAGTAAGGTGCTTATTTCATCTGAGAAGTTTTTTTCTGCAGTTATTGTTTCTACATAATCCATCATTTGAACTTCTTCATCAAAATATGGCTTTATTTTAGGAAGTGAGTCTTCTAAATTTTTACGGCTTGATATTACCTTTAGGCTTTTCATCATGTAAGAAAAATCGTATTGAATAAAACGAAGTATTACTACTCCTAATAAAAACAGTATTCCTATCAGGGTAATTATGACTGCATTTATAATTAAAGTAATATCTTTAACCATTAAATTCTCAATATTCTTTTGATATTCTATTAGATTTTTTATAGATTTATCTTGCTCTGCAAAAAGCTTAGCTAGTTTTTCGACATCAGTATCAACTATATAAGCCACAGATACCGTAGAATTTATATCATTTAGCTTATCTGTTAGTTCATCAACCGTGCTTTTCATAGGTGCCAAATTATTGCTATGTCTTCCTAGTGTCTGCTTGTCTATTTTGGTAAGATTATCCCCCAGCTCCCCATAAAGCTTATTAAACTTTTTTATATTCACTTGTATTATGAGCTTATTTTTTGCATATGCATTTTTTAGAGCATCATTCATTTTTGCAGATTCATCTTTTTCTACTTGAGTTTTTATATTTTCTATTACTGCTATAGGAAGCCTAGTTTCTGCGTGAAGAACGCTTATTTCATCTACTAAGGATCTATTTGATTCATAGTAGGTTTTTATTTGTGGCACTAAAATAAAATTAGACACAATAGCTACAATAGAAGCTATGCATACTAATCCTACACTAAATTTTATGATGTTTTCTATTTTTCTCATTGAGCACCACCTATCAGATGATTTTATCAGATTAGCCATTATTTATCTTTAAAAATTTATAAATTTTATTTACCCCTTTAGATAATAGCTTTATTTCACTCTATTAATCTTATTTTTTTTGTAAATTTTAACTTTGGCTTTCGTGTTATTATGATTTTATCATAAATTAATCTAGATATTATATTTTATAGTTCATTTTCTCTATCAAATATTTAATTTTTAGTTCATTCTCTTCAGGAATTAATTGGGCTATTATTGTACTTGTTTCTAATAAACTAATTTTGAAAGGAAGTTCGATGTTATGGAGCAAAAAAATTCTGCATGGATCATCGTATCAATTATTTTAGGAATATCCTTATTTGCATCAGCTTTTGTGTTAACACAAGGAATAAAGAGCATCAGATCATCTGGAAATGAAATTTCACTTAAAGGCTCAGCAAAGGAAGAGATTAAATCAGATTATGCTGTTTG
This region of Acetoanaerobium noterae genomic DNA includes:
- a CDS encoding nuclease-related domain-containing protein: MELIFFLIVGFFLIKYIKFSKSEYSIRSRNSFAKTIFNKGNYGEYLNFSYLEKLPGYKKIVTNIYVKKEDGKTTEIDLVMLHETGIYVFESKNYSGWIFGDEKNKSWTQTLKGNNKNYFFNPIWQNSAHIRALANFLPEVPRTSFKSYIIFSERCELKKIIIEPADVKVIKRQNLISTINKDISNSTQILTREKIDEIYFRKLLQLSAVTDELKLTHIENISKAFNKK
- a CDS encoding HD-GYP domain-containing protein, which produces MRKIENIIKFSVGLVCIASIVAIVSNFILVPQIKTYYESNRSLVDEISVLHAETRLPIAVIENIKTQVEKDESAKMNDALKNAYAKNKLIIQVNIKKFNKLYGELGDNLTKIDKQTLGRHSNNLAPMKSTVDELTDKLNDINSTVSVAYIVDTDVEKLAKLFAEQDKSIKNLIEYQKNIENLMVKDITLIINAVIITLIGILFLLGVVILRFIQYDFSYMMKSLKVISSRKNLEDSLPKIKPYFDEEVQMMDYVETITAEKNFSDEISTLLTKYYIVDDVVDALFYKLRERLEIDRIGVAFVDYEGGKIIAEHGVIKSGEIKLGPGFEVSIESTRLKKIIDSGEPMIIDDLEAEHEDRPYSPSLELIRREGMLSNMIIPLMVSGSVFGMVFFSSRKKAFFNSETLRIGKGIINEIETLMNRAYFTKVVFSKMTSSFAELVEGKDTSTGEHIQRMVKYSVILAKGLKAQNIPGYDISEKYILEIERNAASHDIGKVSIPDAILKKPGALTPEEWQEMRTHAAVGADIFREIRESLKMFDKDFFKVAEEIARYHHEKWDGSGYPEGLKSHEIPLSARIVAIADVFDALTSKRVYKDAHGFNDAVETIKKGAGKHFDPNLVEVFLNELGAIRRIYEL
- a CDS encoding SPL family radical SAM protein, whose product is MHFTKVKGILSPRNGMNLYRGCTHGCIYCDSRSTCYQMNHKFEDIEVKENAIELLEDALKRKRKKCMIGMGAMTDPYIPEEINLKHTRKALEVVSKYGFGITLITKSNRVLRDLDLLKEINQKTKCVVQMTLTTYDEELCKKIEPNVSTTKERFEALLTLRDSGIPTVVWLTPLLPHINDTEENLLGILNYCKEAKVYGIICFGIGVTLRDGNREYFYAQLDKKFPNLKEQYIKEYGNSYIINSKNNAKLMKIFHEFCEKNKIEHKPDKIFGYLNEFEDKTEFEQLSFF
- a CDS encoding DUF4349 domain-containing protein gives rise to the protein MRNKKLSFVLVLFLVFNLIFAGCSSNKNESATEEVQNSAPDMATDSGSVAPQPEMEGIDYISDPKSIEPDKIITTVSIYMQTKDFMPTVEKLNSLIEKHKGYIETSNISYNNYVYSSALKHSEYTIRIPRENLSNFKNELTEIGNIISENTSKMDITKQYRDTQSRLKVLETKEARILALLEKAEKMEDIIALENQLSTIIYDKENLTANIMNMDDSVNYSTVNFQLEEVAKLSSGDNIKTPFGTRVMNALKESAYYARRFFEDAIIALIYFFPYGIVISIIGYLVLKIIKRRKGKSIRKDANKDQTPH
- a CDS encoding type IV toxin-antitoxin system AbiEi family antitoxin domain-containing protein — translated: MNYQNKLEKLLEKHNGTILSADIDENKIPRIYLQKMVAEGKLEKADRGVYVSIDSIEDEMYSLQTKYSKIIYSHETALYIHGLTDRTPFEYSVSFPSGYKVVPNVADKCKIYYIKNDLHQMGIISAISSFGNSISVYNIERTMCDLIRSRNRIDIQIINDSFKRFVKLKTTDYSLLMEYAKMLKVEKILKNYLEVLI
- a CDS encoding CC/Se motif family (seleno)protein; this encodes MKIDITEKAKAYMNQKSISTITFEKRVCSRGUAGPMVEAIVSPTPPQAGEDFNQYEVEGIKVYIDKGFEFTKEHAEVDLRGFLFLKEIILTNIKIVES
- a CDS encoding nucleotidyl transferase AbiEii/AbiGii toxin family protein; its protein translation is MSSKAMSLKAKIKNLSKEKGISAQVFLQNYMFERFLERLSKSIYKDKFILKGGILIAAIVGIDNRATMDIDATIKNYPINIESITKAISEICNIYIDDDVTFTFSRIEAIRDDDDYGGYRVGIISKYDSIITPIHIDITSGDVITPKEIHYLFKMMFDNKSIEVWAYNIETILAEKVETILRRGQLNTRPRDFYDVYILAKTQPYDRVLFYEALKRTSEHRASIHILSNISRRIYELSESETLKERWIKYTKNYKYAVNISYENIIDVLNNLFQTRENI